In one Leptotrichia sp. OH3620_COT-345 genomic region, the following are encoded:
- a CDS encoding YjjG family noncanonical pyrimidine nucleotidase yields MYRVILIDIDDTLFDYAQAEEYAIKKVFEDFRYFDHERNQQKYEEMKKEYKIINGILWKELEKGTVKSDELKIKRFEILFEKVGLSYNAADFSKQYLKRLSEGTFLFDESEKLCKYLNEKYKIAVVTNGMKEVQYSRVENSKVGKYINKIIVSDDIGISKPYAGIFEYALKELEHKNKDDVIMIGDSLTADIQGGINFGIDTCWVNLKNKEKEKNIEPKYTVEKLEELYNIL; encoded by the coding sequence ATGTACAGAGTAATATTAATAGATATTGACGATACACTATTTGACTATGCCCAAGCTGAAGAATATGCTATAAAAAAAGTATTTGAAGATTTCAGATATTTTGATCATGAACGAAATCAGCAAAAATATGAAGAGATGAAAAAAGAATATAAAATTATAAATGGAATATTATGGAAAGAGCTTGAAAAAGGAACTGTAAAAAGTGACGAATTGAAGATAAAAAGGTTTGAAATACTGTTTGAGAAAGTGGGATTGAGCTATAATGCCGCGGATTTCAGTAAGCAATATTTAAAAAGGCTGAGTGAAGGGACTTTCTTATTTGATGAAAGCGAAAAACTGTGTAAATATCTTAATGAAAAATATAAAATAGCTGTTGTAACTAATGGAATGAAAGAAGTTCAGTATTCAAGAGTAGAAAATTCAAAAGTTGGAAAATATATAAATAAAATAATAGTTTCAGATGACATAGGAATAAGTAAACCCTATGCGGGAATTTTTGAATATGCTTTGAAAGAATTGGAACATAAAAATAAAGATGATGTTATAATGATAGGCGATTCACTTACAGCAGATATACAGGGAGGGATTAATTTCGGCATTGATACATGTTGGGTCAATCTGAAGAACAAAGAAAAGGAAAAAAATATTGAGCCGAAATATACAGTTGAAAAATTGGAGGAATTGTATAATATTCTGTAA
- the tpx gene encoding thiol peroxidase, producing MKRILMIMFIIMVTVSCRHEKGKVKSSSDENNGFVKYLDTLKEENSLKITMDGKPVTIVGKETKAGDTLKTVPLTINSKLEDKNIFEEKAIKVIYTAPSLDTKVCSIQTKILNTAAEKFPNVRFYSITVDTPFAQERFCSSNNINSLKPVSDYKYHQFGIQNGLLIKEAGLLTRALIIVDENNIVKYVEYVKEEGSEADVQKALNFLEEKILKR from the coding sequence ATGAAAAGAATTTTAATGATAATGTTTATAATAATGGTAACAGTATCTTGCAGGCATGAAAAAGGAAAAGTGAAAAGTTCAAGTGATGAAAATAACGGATTTGTCAAATATTTGGATACTCTGAAAGAAGAAAATAGTTTAAAAATAACAATGGATGGAAAACCTGTCACAATTGTAGGAAAAGAGACAAAAGCGGGAGATACTTTAAAAACAGTTCCTTTGACTATAAATTCAAAACTGGAAGATAAAAATATATTTGAGGAAAAAGCAATTAAAGTCATATATACCGCACCATCTCTCGATACAAAAGTATGTTCCATACAGACAAAAATATTGAATACCGCAGCTGAGAAGTTTCCCAATGTGAGATTTTATTCAATAACGGTAGATACTCCGTTTGCACAGGAAAGATTCTGTTCAAGTAATAATATAAACAGTCTTAAACCCGTTTCCGACTATAAATATCATCAATTCGGAATTCAGAACGGTCTGTTGATAAAAGAAGCAGGGTTACTCACGAGAGCTTTAATTATTGTAGATGAAAATAATATAGTGAAATATGTTGAGTATGTAAAGGAAGAAGGAAGCGAAGCCGATGTACAAAAGGCATTGAATTTTTTAGAAGAAAAAATATTAAAAAGATAA
- a CDS encoding DEAD/DEAH box helicase produces MQKFEDYGLSREVLDALEKKGFEEPSDIQKLVIPELLKERTHLIGQAQTGTGKTAAFSIPILETLEPDKTVKALILAPTRELANQVADEIYSLKGKKDIKVLAVYGGASIENQIKKLKSGVDIVVGTPGRVMDLMRKKVLKVNNLDYFVLDEADEMLNMGFIEDIELILEETNDEKKMLFFSATIPKTILSIAKKFMSDYKLLKVKKEELTTDLTEQIYYEVKQEDKFEALCRVLDYEQNFYGIVFCRTKSEVDEVTNKLKARNYDAECIHGDITQGLRQKALDLFKKKILTILVATDVAARGIDVSNLTHVINYSIPQEAESYVHRIGRTGRAGHKGIAITFVTPREASKLSQIKRVTKTDIKRESIPNVKEILNAKKEALIAYIDEIIKEEDYVSYEALADKLIEGREPKQVLASILRHVYEDEFLPESYSEIEDVKVKIEDKTRLFIALGSKDGYNPGRLLDLLNKKAKTPGRKVKDIKIMDKYSFITVPLQEAEYIIRALNSKKDSKPLVEKATGGQSSGKSDSKKSGNRSKGRKKSGKETDKKSKDKKTTSKSKEKTKKSEKSSSKKKKSK; encoded by the coding sequence ATGCAAAAATTTGAAGATTATGGATTGAGTAGAGAAGTACTTGATGCATTGGAAAAAAAAGGATTTGAAGAACCGAGCGATATACAAAAACTTGTAATACCGGAATTATTGAAAGAAAGAACTCACTTAATAGGGCAAGCTCAGACAGGAACCGGTAAAACTGCAGCATTCAGTATACCTATATTGGAGACTCTTGAACCTGATAAAACTGTAAAGGCACTTATACTTGCCCCTACAAGAGAGTTGGCAAATCAGGTAGCTGATGAAATATATTCTTTAAAAGGTAAAAAGGATATAAAAGTTTTAGCGGTATACGGAGGAGCGTCAATTGAAAATCAGATAAAAAAACTTAAATCAGGAGTGGATATAGTAGTAGGTACACCGGGAAGAGTTATGGATCTTATGAGAAAGAAAGTTTTGAAAGTAAACAATCTTGATTATTTTGTCTTAGATGAAGCTGATGAAATGCTGAATATGGGATTTATTGAAGATATAGAACTTATTCTCGAGGAAACTAATGACGAAAAAAAAATGCTTTTCTTCTCGGCGACTATACCAAAAACTATATTAAGCATAGCTAAAAAATTTATGTCGGATTATAAGTTGCTGAAGGTAAAAAAAGAAGAGCTGACTACTGATTTGACAGAGCAGATATATTATGAAGTAAAACAGGAAGATAAATTTGAAGCATTATGCCGTGTTCTGGATTACGAGCAAAATTTCTACGGAATAGTTTTCTGTCGTACAAAATCCGAAGTGGACGAAGTTACGAATAAATTAAAAGCAAGAAATTATGATGCTGAATGTATTCATGGGGATATAACACAAGGATTAAGACAAAAAGCTCTTGATCTGTTTAAGAAAAAAATACTGACAATACTTGTAGCTACAGATGTTGCAGCAAGGGGAATAGATGTAAGTAATCTTACCCATGTTATAAACTATTCAATCCCTCAAGAAGCGGAATCTTATGTTCATAGAATAGGGAGAACAGGAAGAGCGGGACATAAAGGAATAGCCATTACTTTTGTTACTCCAAGGGAAGCAAGTAAACTTTCACAAATTAAAAGAGTTACGAAAACCGACATAAAAAGAGAAAGCATACCTAACGTAAAAGAAATCCTGAATGCAAAAAAGGAAGCTCTGATTGCATATATAGATGAAATTATAAAAGAAGAGGATTATGTAAGTTATGAGGCTCTTGCAGATAAATTAATAGAAGGAAGAGAGCCGAAACAGGTATTGGCTTCTATTTTGAGACATGTATATGAAGATGAGTTTTTACCTGAAAGTTATAGTGAAATAGAGGATGTAAAAGTAAAAATAGAAGATAAGACAAGACTGTTTATAGCACTTGGAAGTAAGGACGGGTATAATCCTGGAAGGTTGCTTGATTTATTAAACAAAAAAGCAAAAACACCGGGAAGAAAAGTAAAAGATATTAAAATTATGGATAAATACTCCTTTATAACAGTTCCTTTACAGGAAGCCGAGTATATAATAAGAGCTTTAAATTCTAAAAAGGATTCCAAACCTTTAGTTGAAAAAGCTACAGGAGGTCAGTCTTCAGGAAAATCCGACAGTAAGAAATCCGGAAATCGTTCAAAAGGAAGAAAAAAATCAGGAAAAGAAACTGACAAAAAATCTAAGGATAAAAAGACAACTTCAAAATCTAAAGAGAAAACCAAAAAGTCTGAAAAGAGTTCTTCAAAGAAGAAAAAAAGTAAATAG
- the proC gene encoding pyrroline-5-carboxylate reductase, translating into MKIGFIGIGNMGNSIIKGLITSNSVSENKISVYDINMKKSEELSKNYGINVLHNEKEVTENSDVIILSVKPDIYAEVLEKIKDSIEKDKIIVTIAAGISINYVENIIGANKKIVRTMPNTPAQVLEGMTAVVFNKNINENEKKMIFRLLNSFGKSVELDEKLIHAFTGISGSLPAYVYMFMEALSDAGVLEGIPRNMTYEIVAQTVKGSAQMLLQSEKHPGVLKDEVTSPGGTTIEAVKVLENGNFRGTVINAVNACVKKSKKMSEK; encoded by the coding sequence ATGAAAATAGGATTTATAGGTATTGGAAATATGGGAAATTCCATAATAAAAGGATTAATAACATCAAATTCAGTTTCGGAAAATAAAATAAGTGTATATGATATAAATATGAAAAAATCAGAGGAATTATCTAAAAATTACGGTATAAATGTTTTACATAATGAAAAAGAAGTAACTGAAAACAGTGATGTAATAATTTTATCTGTAAAGCCCGATATTTATGCTGAAGTTCTGGAAAAAATAAAAGACAGTATAGAAAAAGATAAAATTATAGTCACAATTGCAGCAGGAATAAGTATAAATTATGTGGAAAATATAATCGGAGCAAATAAAAAAATAGTAAGAACCATGCCGAATACTCCTGCACAGGTACTGGAAGGAATGACTGCAGTAGTATTCAATAAAAATATAAATGAAAATGAAAAAAAAATGATATTCAGATTATTAAACAGCTTTGGAAAAAGTGTTGAACTTGACGAAAAACTTATACATGCTTTTACAGGAATAAGCGGTTCTTTGCCTGCATATGTTTATATGTTTATGGAAGCTCTTAGTGACGCCGGTGTTCTTGAAGGCATTCCGAGAAATATGACTTATGAAATAGTGGCTCAGACTGTGAAAGGTTCTGCTCAAATGCTTCTTCAAAGTGAGAAACATCCGGGTGTACTGAAAGATGAAGTAACATCTCCGGGAGGAACAACCATAGAAGCGGTAAAAGTTCTGGAAAACGGTAATTTCAGGGGAACAGTAATAAATGCTGTAAATGCCTGTGTGAAAAAATCAAAGAAAATGAGTGAAAAATAG
- a CDS encoding glutamate-5-semialdehyde dehydrogenase, whose amino-acid sequence MNYIEEMGKRAKEASKKLLTLNTETKNRVLTMIAAELINKKEEIKKANREDLEKGKKEGLSFALLDRLELTDDRIEAMAQSLIEIAAFNDPIGEILEGWKHKNGMTIEKKRVPLGVIGIIYESRPNVTVDSAGLAIKSSNAVILRGSANAINSNIYLSNLFNEVGLKAGLPENSVQLIEDTDRKFVNEMVRLNEYINVLIPRGGKGLKKFIIENATVPVIETGAGVCHIFVDESAEKDIVSPIIENAKTQRPSTCNSIETVLIHKNIADKVLPEVTEILLEKGVELRYSKEALEIIRNKNDIKLAEEEDFGAEYLDMVMSLKLVNDINEAIEYINSHSTGHSDSIITQSINNAEKFLNEVDSAAVYVNVSTRFSDGGEFGFGGEIGISTQKLHARGPMGVRELTTTKYIIRGNGQIRK is encoded by the coding sequence ATGAATTATATAGAAGAAATGGGAAAAAGAGCCAAAGAAGCTTCAAAAAAACTTCTTACCTTGAATACGGAAACAAAAAACAGGGTTTTGACAATGATAGCTGCGGAGCTTATTAATAAAAAAGAAGAAATAAAAAAAGCAAACAGAGAAGATTTGGAAAAAGGAAAAAAAGAGGGACTTTCCTTTGCACTTCTTGATAGACTTGAACTGACAGACGATAGAATAGAAGCTATGGCACAAAGTTTAATTGAAATAGCTGCATTTAATGACCCTATAGGAGAAATTCTTGAAGGATGGAAACATAAAAACGGTATGACTATTGAAAAAAAGAGAGTTCCTTTAGGAGTGATAGGGATAATATATGAATCAAGACCCAATGTGACCGTTGATTCTGCAGGATTGGCAATAAAATCATCTAATGCTGTGATTTTGAGAGGTTCAGCCAATGCTATAAATTCTAATATTTATTTGAGTAATTTATTCAATGAAGTCGGGCTAAAAGCGGGACTTCCTGAAAATTCCGTTCAATTGATAGAAGATACAGATAGAAAGTTTGTGAATGAAATGGTTAGACTCAATGAATATATAAATGTCCTTATACCGAGAGGGGGAAAAGGACTGAAAAAATTTATCATTGAAAATGCTACAGTTCCGGTAATTGAAACAGGGGCGGGGGTATGTCACATATTCGTAGATGAAAGTGCTGAAAAGGATATTGTTTCTCCAATCATTGAAAATGCTAAAACTCAAAGACCGAGTACGTGTAATTCTATAGAAACTGTATTAATTCATAAGAATATTGCTGATAAAGTGTTGCCTGAAGTTACGGAAATACTTTTGGAAAAAGGCGTGGAACTAAGATACAGCAAAGAAGCACTTGAAATTATAAGAAATAAAAATGATATAAAACTTGCAGAAGAAGAGGATTTCGGAGCTGAGTATCTTGATATGGTTATGTCTCTGAAATTGGTAAACGATATAAATGAAGCTATAGAATATATAAATAGTCATAGCACAGGACATTCTGACTCTATAATAACCCAATCTATAAATAATGCAGAGAAGTTTTTAAATGAAGTGGATTCTGCTGCAGTTTACGTAAATGTCTCTACGAGATTTTCCGATGGGGGAGAATTCGGATTCGGAGGAGAAATAGGTATTTCAACTCAAAAGCTTCACGCTAGAGGTCCAATGGGAGTTAGAGAATTAACAACTACGAAGTATATTATAAGAGGAAACGGACAAATAAGAAAATAA
- the proB gene encoding glutamate 5-kinase, producing MKKEQNIREEILRNIQKIVVKVGTSTLTKEDGNLDGEKIKKIVLELSNLSDKGYDIVLVTSGAIGAGMGKLNMSERPKTLSEKQALASVGQVALTHLYQVLFQEHNKIIGQLLLTKGDFSDRRRYLNARNVCNTLLSNKIIPVVNENDAVVSDEIKVGDNDTLSALVAGLIDADLLIILSDVQGLYNKNPQKYKDANLIEIVGNINEDIKKNAGGEGTKFGTGGMVTKIIAAEMATKIGTHLIIASGDDPENITRIVEKENIGTLFVKKHKKISSKKYWLAYGTNKKGVLTIDEGAEKALYKGKSLLPVGVKSIEGIFSKGAVTKIENLKGEVIAMGISNYSSEEINLIKGRHSEDIENILGHKYADEAVHIDNLTILQK from the coding sequence ATGAAAAAAGAACAAAATATAAGAGAAGAAATATTAAGAAATATACAGAAAATAGTAGTAAAAGTAGGAACATCGACTTTGACAAAAGAAGACGGAAATCTGGATGGAGAAAAAATAAAAAAAATAGTCCTTGAACTAAGTAATTTATCTGATAAAGGATACGATATCGTTCTTGTGACATCAGGGGCAATAGGAGCAGGAATGGGAAAACTTAATATGAGTGAGCGCCCTAAAACATTGTCGGAAAAACAGGCACTTGCTTCAGTCGGACAGGTAGCTTTGACTCATCTTTATCAGGTGCTTTTTCAGGAGCATAATAAAATTATAGGTCAGCTTCTTTTGACAAAGGGAGATTTTTCCGACAGGAGAAGATATCTGAATGCAAGAAATGTATGCAATACTCTTCTAAGTAATAAAATAATACCTGTCGTAAATGAAAATGATGCGGTAGTTTCAGATGAAATAAAAGTGGGAGATAATGATACGCTTTCGGCTCTTGTAGCAGGACTTATAGATGCGGATTTATTAATTATTTTGTCTGATGTTCAAGGACTTTACAATAAAAATCCTCAAAAATATAAAGATGCAAATCTTATAGAAATTGTAGGAAATATAAATGAAGATATAAAAAAGAATGCAGGAGGGGAAGGGACAAAGTTTGGCACAGGAGGAATGGTAACTAAAATAATTGCTGCGGAAATGGCTACAAAAATCGGTACACATTTAATAATCGCAAGCGGGGATGATCCTGAAAATATTACGAGAATAGTAGAAAAAGAAAACATAGGAACTCTTTTTGTGAAAAAACATAAAAAAATAAGTTCAAAAAAATACTGGCTTGCTTACGGAACTAATAAAAAAGGAGTTTTGACAATAGATGAGGGAGCGGAAAAAGCATTATACAAAGGAAAAAGTCTTTTGCCTGTAGGGGTAAAATCTATAGAGGGTATATTTAGTAAAGGTGCTGTTACTAAAATAGAAAATCTGAAAGGTGAAGTTATCGCTATGGGAATTTCAAATTATTCTTCTGAAGAAATTAACCTTATAAAAGGTAGACACAGTGAAGATATAGAAAATATATTAGGACATAAATATGCTGATGAAGCGGTACATATTGACAATCTGACAATTTTGCAGAAATAA
- a CDS encoding alpha-amylase has translation MENGVMIQYFEWNLPDDGKHWKRLKDDATHLSEVGVSAVWIPPAYKGTSSMDVGYGAYDLWDLGEFEQKGTIRTKYGTKQELTEAIEELHKYGINVYLDVVLNHKAGADETEKFQAVEVDSSDRTKVISEPYEIEGWTKFTFPGRNNRYSDFKWNYNFFTGVDFNNRNGKNAIYKILGENKDWDKGVDTEMGNYDYLMNADVNYAHPEVKKEVINWGKWVINELKLDGFRMDAVKHISEEFVKDFLGEIRSVYGEEFYSVGEYWKDNLEILKEYLESLDYKTDLFDVGLHFNFHEASVKGKSFDLRTILDNTILISDSMQAVSFVDNHDSQKGSALESQIESWFKPHAYAIILLSEKGYPCLFYGDYYGVGGNESEHKWIIDQLLYVRKNYAYGTQFNYFDFPNIIAFYRTGRENDRNSGCVAVLSNDVSGEKIIEVGKNRTGQIWKEITGSGFENIIVDENGFAIFGVQAGKISVWIPEGE, from the coding sequence ATGGAAAACGGTGTAATGATTCAATATTTTGAATGGAATTTACCTGATGATGGAAAACACTGGAAAAGACTTAAAGATGATGCTACACATTTAAGTGAAGTAGGAGTTTCCGCTGTTTGGATTCCTCCGGCATATAAAGGAACATCCTCTATGGATGTAGGATATGGAGCTTATGATTTATGGGATTTGGGAGAGTTTGAACAGAAAGGGACGATAAGAACAAAATATGGGACAAAACAGGAACTTACAGAAGCTATAGAAGAACTTCATAAATACGGTATAAATGTATATCTCGATGTTGTTCTGAATCATAAGGCAGGTGCAGATGAAACTGAAAAATTTCAGGCAGTCGAAGTAGATTCCTCAGATAGAACAAAAGTGATATCAGAACCTTATGAAATAGAAGGATGGACAAAATTCACATTTCCCGGAAGGAATAACAGATACTCGGATTTTAAATGGAATTATAATTTTTTTACAGGAGTAGATTTTAATAATAGGAACGGGAAAAATGCCATTTATAAAATATTAGGAGAAAACAAAGACTGGGATAAAGGTGTAGATACTGAAATGGGAAATTATGACTATCTTATGAATGCTGATGTGAACTATGCTCATCCTGAAGTGAAAAAAGAAGTTATAAACTGGGGTAAATGGGTTATAAATGAATTGAAGCTTGACGGATTTAGAATGGATGCGGTCAAACATATAAGTGAAGAATTTGTTAAAGATTTTCTCGGAGAAATAAGAAGCGTTTATGGAGAGGAATTTTATTCAGTGGGAGAATATTGGAAAGATAATCTCGAAATACTAAAAGAATATTTGGAAAGTTTAGATTACAAAACAGATTTATTTGATGTGGGACTTCATTTTAACTTTCACGAAGCTTCTGTAAAAGGTAAAAGTTTTGATTTAAGAACAATACTGGATAATACAATTTTAATATCAGATTCCATGCAAGCAGTCTCTTTTGTGGATAATCATGATTCACAGAAAGGAAGTGCATTGGAATCCCAAATAGAAAGTTGGTTTAAACCTCATGCTTATGCAATAATACTTTTATCGGAAAAAGGATATCCTTGTCTATTTTATGGCGATTATTACGGTGTTGGCGGGAATGAAAGTGAACATAAATGGATAATAGATCAGCTTTTGTATGTAAGGAAAAATTATGCTTATGGAACTCAATTCAATTATTTTGATTTTCCAAATATTATAGCATTTTATAGAACAGGCAGAGAAAATGACAGAAACAGTGGATGTGTAGCAGTTCTGTCAAATGATGTCAGTGGAGAAAAAATAATAGAAGTGGGGAAAAACAGAACGGGTCAGATATGGAAAGAAATCACAGGAAGCGGATTTGAAAATATTATTGTTGATGAAAACGGATTTGCAATATTCGGTGTACAGGCAGGGAAAATTTCAGTTTGGATTCCTGAAGGAGAATAA
- the kdsB gene encoding 3-deoxy-manno-octulosonate cytidylyltransferase, with protein MKILGVIPSRYASTRFEGKPLKNINGHPMIEWVYKRAEKADIDTLIVATDDKRIFETVEKFGGKVIMTSSEHENGTSRITEVINNPDYAKYDFAINIQGDEPLIDIESINLIANNYRKEKSEIITLKKEFQAGEDISNPNIVKVITDFNDNALYFSRSLIPYERYAVKDFKYYRHIGIYGYTLKFLKELKNLKEGILEKVESLEQLKFMENGYNIKVLETVSEVIGVDTPEDLIEVIEYINKKKITL; from the coding sequence ATGAAAATATTAGGAGTAATTCCTTCGAGATACGCTTCTACGAGATTTGAAGGGAAACCGCTAAAAAATATAAACGGACATCCTATGATAGAATGGGTTTATAAAAGAGCTGAAAAAGCTGATATTGACACATTAATCGTAGCAACAGATGATAAAAGAATATTTGAAACTGTGGAAAAATTCGGCGGGAAAGTAATTATGACCTCATCAGAGCACGAAAACGGTACTTCAAGAATAACTGAAGTTATAAATAATCCTGATTATGCAAAGTATGATTTTGCAATAAACATACAAGGAGATGAGCCTCTTATAGATATTGAATCAATTAATCTCATTGCAAACAACTACAGGAAAGAAAAATCCGAAATTATAACATTGAAAAAGGAGTTTCAGGCAGGGGAGGATATTTCAAACCCGAATATAGTAAAAGTGATAACAGACTTTAATGACAATGCTTTGTATTTCAGCAGGTCGTTAATTCCTTATGAAAGATATGCGGTGAAAGATTTTAAATATTACAGACATATAGGAATATACGGGTATACACTCAAATTTTTAAAAGAATTGAAAAATTTAAAAGAAGGAATTTTGGAAAAAGTGGAATCTCTTGAACAGCTGAAATTTATGGAAAACGGATATAATATAAAAGTACTTGAAACAGTTTCGGAGGTCATAGGAGTGGATACACCTGAGGATTTAATCGAAGTTATAGAATACATAAATAAAAAAAAGATTACTCTTTAA
- a CDS encoding cyclase family protein, protein MENNLWKLLETLKNYKWVDLSHELTNNSPYWNGMPKGVLELNNTIIDFPEMNLNIQTHKFPGQFGTHIDYPGHFVKNARLAGNFKIEDTVLPLVVIDLSEKVRKNNDYEIDIDDILEFEKQYGTIPENSFVTFRSDWYKRWPNMNSLTNTDEKGNAHTPGWPISTLEFLFDKRNIAGVGHETLDTDAAITCAKNGDLIGERYILQKDKFQVEAMSNLDKLPPVGGIIFITAPRIVHANGLPARVWAIIP, encoded by the coding sequence GTGGAAAATAATTTGTGGAAACTGTTGGAAACTTTAAAAAATTACAAATGGGTGGATCTTTCTCACGAACTTACAAATAACAGTCCTTACTGGAACGGAATGCCTAAAGGAGTGTTGGAACTTAATAATACTATTATAGATTTCCCTGAAATGAATCTGAATATACAAACTCATAAGTTTCCGGGACAATTTGGAACTCATATAGACTATCCGGGACATTTTGTAAAAAATGCACGTTTAGCGGGAAATTTTAAAATAGAAGATACTGTCCTTCCTCTTGTTGTCATTGATTTAAGTGAAAAAGTCAGAAAAAACAATGATTATGAGATAGACATTGACGATATCCTTGAATTCGAAAAACAATACGGTACTATTCCTGAAAATTCATTTGTCACTTTCAGGTCTGACTGGTATAAAAGATGGCCTAATATGAATTCTTTAACAAATACTGATGAAAAAGGAAATGCACATACGCCGGGATGGCCTATTTCTACACTTGAATTTTTATTTGACAAAAGAAACATTGCAGGAGTGGGGCATGAAACTCTTGATACCGATGCTGCTATTACTTGTGCAAAAAATGGAGACTTAATAGGAGAAAGATATATCCTGCAAAAGGATAAATTTCAAGTTGAAGCAATGAGCAATCTTGACAAACTTCCTCCTGTAGGAGGAATAATATTCATTACTGCACCGAGAATTGT